One segment of Candidatus Babeliales bacterium DNA contains the following:
- a CDS encoding TspO/MBR family protein produces the protein MNVKPNYIVIPTILIIISIFGQLFSQAGMRWYFTLKLPIFTPHAIVFSLVWKIIYVMLGAALLIIWNKFPRTGRFYSIIFTFIINSILNMAWTYFFFYKHMIGLSIFNALLLVLSTYVLILIIWPMSRLTASLLIPYALWLTFAVYLNIGVWLLN, from the coding sequence ATGAATGTAAAACCAAATTATATTGTTATTCCCACGATTCTCATAATTATTTCAATATTTGGTCAACTTTTTAGCCAAGCAGGTATGCGCTGGTATTTTACCCTTAAACTTCCCATATTTACACCTCACGCAATTGTTTTTTCATTAGTATGGAAAATTATTTATGTGATGCTTGGTGCTGCCTTGCTTATCATTTGGAATAAATTTCCACGTACCGGTCGCTTTTATAGTATTATATTTACTTTTATTATAAACAGCATACTTAATATGGCGTGGACTTATTTCTTTTTTTATAAGCATATGATTGGTTTATCAATATTTAATGCTTTGCTGCTAGTACTTTCTACTTATGTCTTAATATTAATTATTTGGCCAATGTCACGGCTTACTGCAAGTTTATTAATACCGTATGCTCTTTGGCTTACTTTTGCCGTGTATTTGAATATTGGCGTGTGGCTTTTAAATTAA
- the murF gene encoding UDP-N-acetylmuramoyl-tripeptide--D-alanyl-D-alanine ligase, with protein MQFNEEFVKKAVTGASLLYKAFPEDHSFSIDTRTLKKGDIFVALQGKQADGHNFLAEALKKEAHGLIIAEQKKDCLKNLDKEILKKKLIILVPDTMRALVDLATAWRAQFDYPVVGITGSVGKTSTKETMSNILDLHGEPYIASLGNQNTIYGLALNILRMRAHHKIAIFEMGISRRGEMAKLTTMTKPTTAIVTNVGHCHMEGLGSIIDIASEKREIFKYFKEDSIGIINGDQPLLAQVAYTHPVIKFGSKTTNQIQARKINITSTHTTFVLKLYKEKYYITLNKNHNGLVFNSLAATAIGYLLKIPAQTILDGIQKPVVIAGRFEEKPLKTGKGIIINDCYNANPESMKAALVALQAIDTNAQKVAVLGDMLELGVNSPFWHRQLGRFLRKVPSLRKVILVGSMVKWTQKTIPVNVQIDMVASWQEALEKLKGKLDQESIVLVKGSLGIGLKNLVDELV; from the coding sequence ATGCAATTTAATGAGGAGTTTGTAAAAAAAGCAGTTACTGGAGCTTCATTATTATATAAAGCATTTCCGGAAGACCACTCATTTTCTATTGATACGCGCACGCTCAAAAAGGGAGATATTTTTGTTGCATTGCAAGGAAAACAAGCTGATGGGCATAATTTTTTAGCGGAAGCACTCAAAAAAGAAGCGCATGGTTTAATTATTGCTGAGCAAAAAAAAGATTGTCTAAAAAATCTTGATAAAGAAATATTGAAAAAAAAATTAATTATTTTAGTGCCAGATACAATGCGTGCTTTAGTTGATTTAGCTACCGCATGGCGGGCACAATTTGACTACCCAGTAGTTGGTATAACTGGCTCAGTTGGCAAAACATCCACAAAAGAAACGATGAGTAATATTTTAGATTTGCATGGTGAACCCTATATTGCATCATTAGGCAATCAAAATACAATTTATGGTTTAGCGCTTAATATTTTACGAATGCGTGCACATCATAAAATTGCGATTTTTGAAATGGGAATTAGTCGCCGTGGCGAAATGGCAAAATTGACGACTATGACTAAACCAACGACTGCCATAGTTACCAATGTTGGTCATTGCCATATGGAGGGATTGGGGTCAATAATTGATATTGCGTCAGAAAAACGCGAAATTTTTAAATATTTTAAAGAAGATAGTATTGGGATCATTAATGGTGATCAACCATTATTGGCACAAGTTGCCTATACGCATCCGGTAATTAAATTTGGTTCTAAAACAACTAATCAAATTCAAGCCAGAAAAATTAATATTACGAGCACTCATACTACTTTTGTGTTAAAATTATATAAAGAGAAATATTATATTACTCTCAATAAAAACCATAATGGCCTTGTATTTAACTCATTAGCTGCTACAGCAATAGGTTATTTATTGAAAATTCCGGCTCAAACTATTCTTGATGGCATTCAAAAGCCAGTAGTTATAGCGGGCAGATTTGAAGAAAAGCCATTGAAAACAGGTAAGGGGATAATTATTAATGATTGCTATAATGCTAACCCTGAAAGCATGAAGGCTGCATTAGTGGCTTTACAAGCAATTGATACCAATGCACAAAAAGTCGCCGTTCTTGGAGATATGCTTGAATTAGGCGTGAATAGTCCGTTTTGGCATCGACAACTTGGGCGCTTCTTGCGAAAAGTACCAAGTTTGCGTAAAGTTATTTTAGTAGGCTCTATGGTTAAATGGACGCAAAAAACTATTCCGGTAAATGTGCAAATTGATATGGTTGCTTCATGGCAAGAGGCATTGGAAAAATTAAAAGGTAAACTTGATCAAGAATCAATTGTTTTAGTGAAAGGTTCATTAGGTATAGGATTAAAAAACCTTGTTGATGAGTTAGTGTAA
- the spoVG gene encoding septation regulator SpoVG → MKITEVKVYPAKDNGRLKAYATIVFDNDFIVRDLKVIEGNKGLFVSMPSRRRKDGSFRDIVHPLNSETRSVIERQVIEEFERSAGTE, encoded by the coding sequence ATGAAAATAACTGAAGTTAAAGTGTATCCGGCTAAAGATAACGGTAGATTAAAAGCGTACGCAACGATAGTTTTTGATAACGACTTTATAGTTAGGGATTTGAAAGTTATTGAGGGAAATAAGGGATTATTTGTGTCAATGCCATCTCGCCGCCGCAAAGACGGTTCTTTTAGAGATATTGTACATCCTTTAAATTCTGAAACGCGTTCAGTGATTGAAAGACAGGTCATTGAAGAATTTGAGCGCTCAGCTGGTACGGAATAA
- the rsmH gene encoding 16S rRNA (cytosine(1402)-N(4))-methyltransferase RsmH, with product MEKEKPYHIPVLVKEVLEYLAPRPDGIYLDVTFGGGGHTRAILAHEPKCEVVAMDWDLSALERNGLPLQEEFPDRLTLVWGNFTQLDKKLKKVGIHSVDGILADFGTSQFQLTERPGFSFHADTELDMRMSSAHQKITAADVVNNATEKELITIFKELGEEHQARAIARLIVQERKKKKIKTTKQLTQIIERIKGPKGPKRIHPATKAFQALRIYVNKELENIAAFFPAALRVLKPGGKLVCISFHSLEDRLVKQFFKELATQAEPKARLLAPKAISASPEEVAQNSASRSAKLRAIELI from the coding sequence ATGGAAAAAGAAAAACCCTATCATATTCCCGTTCTTGTAAAAGAAGTATTGGAATATCTCGCTCCAAGGCCAGACGGCATCTATCTTGATGTTACATTTGGCGGCGGTGGGCATACGCGTGCTATTTTAGCGCATGAACCAAAATGCGAGGTAGTAGCTATGGATTGGGATTTGAGTGCGCTGGAGCGCAACGGATTGCCTTTGCAAGAAGAATTTCCTGATCGATTAACGCTTGTTTGGGGTAATTTTACGCAGCTTGATAAAAAATTAAAAAAAGTCGGGATCCATTCAGTTGATGGCATTTTAGCAGATTTTGGCACTTCGCAATTTCAACTCACTGAACGTCCTGGCTTTTCTTTTCATGCAGATACTGAGCTTGATATGCGTATGTCATCAGCGCATCAAAAAATTACAGCGGCTGATGTGGTAAATAATGCTACTGAAAAAGAATTAATTACTATTTTTAAAGAGCTTGGGGAAGAGCATCAAGCGCGTGCGATTGCACGGCTTATCGTGCAAGAGCGCAAAAAGAAGAAAATAAAAACGACAAAACAGCTAACGCAGATAATAGAGCGCATTAAAGGGCCAAAAGGCCCGAAGCGCATTCATCCTGCAACCAAAGCGTTTCAGGCTTTACGAATTTATGTCAATAAAGAACTAGAGAATATTGCCGCTTTTTTTCCTGCTGCATTGCGTGTATTAAAACCTGGTGGTAAACTGGTATGTATAAGCTTTCATTCGCTGGAAGACCGGCTTGTTAAGCAATTTTTTAAAGAATTAGCCACGCAAGCAGAACCAAAAGCAAGGCTTCTGGCCCCCAAGGCGATATCTGCCAGCCCAGAAGAGGTTGCCCAGAATTCTGCTAGCCGATCGGCAAAATTACGAGCAATAGAACTTATTTAA
- a CDS encoding DMT family transporter, which produces MILILLLYALCASSFTISKAVLAYSAPIFFVAIRMIVAGLLLLGFVWYRNALMSIRRVWQLFLPVIFFHIYCAYVFDIWSLQYMTSFKSSFFFNLSPFITALLSYFYLNERLTIKKWIGLIIGFVGLMPMLLKDAPSEQLFGEVLNISIPEIFLLIGIISSCIGWISMKRLLPYGYSPLLINGIGMFYGGLLALGTSAIAENWFVTPPVKELIPFLGLTALIIVVCNFIFYNLYGYALHKYSPTFLSFAGFTCPLFTALFGMIFLNEQVTWHFVVASVVVFIGLYLFYSDELQTSRF; this is translated from the coding sequence ATGATATTAATTCTGTTACTGTATGCATTGTGTGCAAGTAGTTTTACCATATCAAAAGCGGTACTTGCATATAGTGCACCTATATTTTTTGTTGCAATTCGTATGATAGTGGCAGGGTTATTATTACTTGGTTTTGTTTGGTATCGCAATGCATTAATGAGCATTAGGCGTGTCTGGCAATTATTTTTACCCGTTATTTTTTTTCATATTTATTGTGCGTATGTATTTGATATTTGGTCATTACAATATATGACTTCTTTTAAATCTTCATTCTTTTTTAATTTATCGCCATTTATAACGGCACTTCTTTCTTATTTTTATTTGAATGAACGTTTAACTATTAAAAAATGGATTGGTCTTATCATAGGATTTGTGGGATTAATGCCAATGCTGTTAAAAGATGCACCTTCTGAACAGCTATTTGGCGAAGTTTTAAATATTTCAATCCCAGAGATTTTTTTACTAATCGGAATTATTTCTTCGTGTATTGGTTGGATAAGTATGAAGCGATTATTGCCTTATGGTTATTCACCTTTATTAATTAATGGAATCGGTATGTTTTATGGAGGTTTATTGGCATTAGGTACTTCTGCTATCGCAGAAAATTGGTTTGTAACACCACCAGTCAAAGAGTTAATACCCTTTTTAGGCCTAACTGCTCTTATTATAGTTGTATGCAATTTTATTTTTTATAATTTATATGGCTATGCGCTTCATAAATATTCACCAACTTTTTTATCTTTCGCCGGTTTTACCTGTCCATTATTTACTGCATTATTTGGGATGATTTTTTTAAACGAACAAGTAACATGGCATTTTGTAGTTGCTTCTGTTGTAGTGTTTATTGGTTTATATCTTTTTTATAGCGATGAATTGCAAACATCTCGATTTTAA
- the ychF gene encoding redox-regulated ATPase YchF, whose product MRVCRKEKLEQTKEIKEKSLIYKEIFKMSIKAGLVGLPNVGKSTLFNALTKSSVPAENYPFCTIEPHLAITEVPDERIEKLKKIYNSQKTIPATVSFVDIAGLVKGAASGEGLGNKFLSHIREVDLILHVLRCFEDPDITLSGVSIDPVSDYEIIISELMLKDLESVEKRVEKIQQLQKSAKNKPAELKLLAAEIELLEKIKDALNKADASLVRTLVQNSDIETVSLLSAKNFLIIANIAESEIDQDAYRNNQYYQALINTFGSERVIPISAKLESELSQLSDEDAQEAMSMFGLKERGLNKIIKSTYDNLGLITFFTCGPREIHAWPIKKGMKVREAAGEIHSDLQRGFICADVFNCADLFALKSESAIKTAGKLRTEGQDYIVKDGDIINIKFNV is encoded by the coding sequence ATGAGGGTTTGCAGAAAAGAAAAATTGGAGCAGACTAAAGAAATTAAAGAAAAAAGTTTAATATATAAGGAAATTTTTAAAATGAGCATCAAAGCAGGTTTAGTTGGGTTACCAAATGTTGGAAAATCAACGCTATTTAATGCCTTAACCAAATCATCCGTCCCTGCAGAAAATTATCCATTTTGCACCATTGAACCGCATCTTGCTATCACTGAAGTACCTGATGAACGCATTGAAAAACTGAAAAAAATATATAACAGCCAAAAAACAATTCCCGCGACCGTTAGTTTTGTGGATATCGCTGGCTTGGTCAAAGGAGCCGCTTCTGGAGAAGGGTTAGGAAATAAATTTTTAAGCCATATCCGTGAAGTAGATCTTATTTTACATGTATTACGGTGTTTTGAAGATCCTGATATAACGCTATCTGGTGTTTCGATAGATCCAGTATCTGATTATGAAATCATTATTTCTGAATTGATGCTCAAAGATTTGGAGAGTGTAGAAAAACGTGTTGAAAAAATTCAACAATTACAAAAATCAGCAAAAAATAAGCCGGCTGAATTAAAGTTACTCGCAGCAGAAATTGAATTGCTCGAAAAAATTAAAGATGCATTAAATAAAGCTGATGCATCGCTCGTACGCACATTAGTGCAAAATTCCGACATTGAAACAGTTTCATTACTTTCAGCTAAAAACTTCTTGATAATTGCAAATATAGCTGAATCTGAAATTGATCAAGATGCCTATCGAAATAACCAATACTATCAAGCTTTAATCAATACATTTGGTTCGGAGCGTGTTATTCCAATTAGTGCTAAACTGGAATCAGAATTATCGCAACTTTCTGATGAAGATGCGCAAGAAGCAATGAGTATGTTTGGCCTAAAAGAACGAGGGTTAAATAAAATCATTAAAAGTACTTATGATAATCTTGGCTTGATTACTTTCTTTACCTGCGGGCCACGCGAAATTCATGCTTGGCCTATAAAAAAAGGCATGAAAGTGCGGGAAGCGGCTGGTGAAATTCATTCCGATTTACAGCGCGGTTTCATATGCGCTGATGTATTTAATTGTGCCGATCTTTTTGCACTCAAAAGTGAATCGGCTATTAAAACTGCCGGAAAATTACGCACTGAAGGGCAAGATTATATTGTTAAAGATGGTGATATTATTAATATCAAATTTAATGTTTAA
- a CDS encoding MerR family transcriptional regulator — protein sequence MKRKKGYFSISAVAKMFSVHQQTIRLYEKEGLIAPKRTEGNTRLFSEEDVDMLEQVIYLTHELGINLAGVEMVLKLQKQIKKLQKEINRAFENTQEQLDKESELYKGTARQSAQKLLALKSAKSSEKFDHENKKRPHDPIDIDPWEIDYEE from the coding sequence ATGAAAAGAAAAAAGGGTTATTTTTCGATTTCTGCGGTTGCAAAAATGTTTTCAGTGCATCAGCAAACTATTAGGCTCTATGAAAAAGAAGGGCTTATAGCGCCAAAACGTACTGAAGGAAACACTCGGTTATTTTCTGAAGAAGATGTTGATATGCTTGAACAAGTAATCTATTTAACCCACGAGCTTGGTATAAACTTAGCGGGTGTGGAAATGGTATTGAAATTACAGAAACAAATAAAAAAGTTGCAAAAAGAAATAAATCGGGCATTTGAAAATACACAGGAACAACTTGATAAAGAATCAGAACTTTATAAAGGAACTGCAAGGCAAAGTGCTCAAAAACTTTTAGCATTGAAAAGTGCTAAATCATCAGAAAAATTTGATCATGAAAACAAAAAAAGACCGCATGATCCGATTGATATTGATCCATGGGAAATTGACTACGAAGAATAA
- a CDS encoding Maf family protein → MKYTLLLGSESKSRQKLLHDARIPFKTIGHSADESACDWNMPLKEVLTSITCSKMEHVVLPVGNEGDYSFVLTADTMGLDSKGNIHGKPISKEDAIEKIIALRGRGKVATAFCLDKKQFLNNFWQVQQRIVQVVETEYEFNIPNEWIEHYLQEVPDYMTISGAITIEGFGAQFLKSIRGSYTSIIGLPMFEVREALQALDFFN, encoded by the coding sequence ATGAAATATACTTTACTCCTCGGCTCAGAATCAAAATCGCGTCAAAAATTACTTCATGATGCGCGAATTCCTTTTAAAACCATAGGTCATTCGGCCGATGAAAGTGCTTGTGATTGGAATATGCCATTAAAAGAAGTATTAACGTCAATTACTTGTTCAAAGATGGAACATGTGGTGTTGCCTGTAGGTAATGAAGGAGATTATTCATTTGTATTAACCGCAGATACTATGGGATTGGATAGCAAAGGCAATATTCATGGTAAACCAATAAGTAAAGAAGATGCTATAGAAAAAATTATTGCATTACGTGGGCGAGGAAAGGTGGCAACTGCATTTTGTTTAGATAAAAAACAATTTTTAAATAATTTTTGGCAAGTACAACAAAGAATCGTACAAGTAGTAGAAACGGAATATGAATTTAATATTCCCAATGAATGGATTGAGCATTATTTACAGGAAGTGCCCGATTACATGACAATCAGTGGTGCTATTACTATTGAAGGATTTGGCGCACAATTTTTAAAATCAATTCGTGGATCCTATACCAGTATTATTGGATTACCAATGTTTGAGGTACGAGAAGCATTGCAGGCATTGGATTTTTTTAATTAA